The genomic stretch AATAACAAGCGGTATGGTCATCGCAGCAGATGATTCCTTCGCGCTGGATGCGGCCGCGCTAGGTTTTCCCATAAATACAAGAATGAACACCCGCGACATATAAAGCACCGTACAAAAGGCTGCCACCAAGCCGACAATGAAGAGCACAATATTAGTTTCAAAGGCTACTGTCAAAATCAAATCCTTCGACCAAAAGCCCGAAAATGGTGGAATGCCCGCTAGCGCCAGTGCGCCGATTGCAAAGGTCCACGCGGTCACTTTCATTTTTGAGCCTAATCCGCCCATTTCATTGATATTTTGAGTATGTACCGCATGAATAATGCTTCCCGCTCCTAAAAACAGAAGCGCCTTGAAAAAGGCATGTGTGAACAAATGAAAGATTCCGCCTGTTAAAGAGCCCAGTCCCAGCGCCATTATCATGTAGCCTAACTGGCTGACCGTGGAGTAGGCCAATATTCTTTTTATATCATTTTGCGCCAGTGCAATCGTCGCTGCGAATATAGCCGTAAACCCGCCAATATAAGCGATCGTTTCCATAGCTGCTGCAGAGTCCTGAAAAATATCATACGTTCTCGCGATTAGAAAGACGCCGGCTGCAACCATCGTCGCCGCATGGATCAGCGCACTAACGGGTGTCGGGCCCTCCATCGCATCGGGAAGCCAGACATGAAGCGGGAATTGACCCGATTTCCCAACCGCTCCGAGGAAGATAAGTAAAGCAATCAACGTCGTTATACCATTCGTAAACGCACCTGATTGCCCATCAAACACGCTTTGAATCGTCGTAAAATCAAGCGCATGGTCCGGCATATACCAGAACAGCAGCAGTATAGCAAGCAGCAGGCCCGCGTCTCCGATACGCGTAACGATAAATGCCTTTTTGGCAGCAGCACGCGCCTTCGGCAAAGTAAACCAAAACCCGATCAGCAGAAACGAGCATACACCTACTAATTCCCAAAAAATATATAACGATAATAAATTATCGGATAGAACGAGCCCAAGCATCGAAAAGGAGAACAAGGATAAATAGCCGTAAAACACGGTAATCCGCTCATCCTTCTTCATATAGCCAGCCGAGTATACATTGACGAGAAAGCTGACCAGCGTAACGACAACCAGCATCAGCGCCGTCAAATTCGTAACCTCAAACCCAATCCGAAGCGTATAATCTCCTATCGTTATCCAATCAAAAGCATAATTATAATCAAGCACTTTGCCGCTTATCCGATCCATTACGATCAGCAAGGACATGAGCAAGCCCGCTAATGAGCCTATCGATCCAATGATAACACCTGCCCGCCGATAGCTGCGGCCGAGCGCAGTCAAAACGAGGAAGGCTATCAGCGGAAACAGCGGAATTAGCCATGCCGCTTGTGTGTAAATATCCATATGCTGTTCTACCTCCTCATTTTGTCAAATTCGTCGACATTAACCGATCCGCGCAATCGGAATAATGCAATTAAAATAGCTACCCCAATTGCCGCTTCAGCTGCCGCGACTGTGATCGTGAACAAAGAAAAAATTTGCCCAGTCAGCGACGGAACGACACCATACTTCGAGAACGCGATCAAATTCAAATTGACTGCATTCAGCATGAGCTCAAGCGACAACAGCACCACAACTGCATTTCGTTTCACTAACGCGCCATATAGTCCGATACAGAACAATATGGCCGCCATCGTTAAATAGGACGGGAGCATCTCATTCATCCGCCTCCTTCTTGGCCAGCACGATTGCACCGATAAAAGCAACCGTCAGTAATACAGAGAGCAGCTCAAACGGAATCACATAGCCCGTATATAAGAGCTCCCCGATCGCCATTGTATTGTCTTCGCCTGCTTCGAAGGGCTGAGCTTCAGGAAAAGTCGTCGTCCGAATAGCATAAAACAATACGCCGAATAGACTGAGCGCAGCAACCGCCGCAAGCGTCTCGTGGAGCGGCTTCGCACGCTCGCGCTCTCCTGCCTGATGCTTCGTCATCATAATGCCGAAAATCATCAAGATCGAAACGGCTCCCGCATAGATCAGCACTTGGACAAACGCCACAAACTCCGCCTCCAGCAGCACAAACATCCCCGCTAAGCCAAGAAATACAGCCGCCATAGAGATGATCATATGAACGACCTTCTCTAAACTAATCATCAGAACGGCGCCGGTGATCATAATGGCCGAGAAGACAAAAAAAGCGACAAATTCGCCTGTTAACGCTATATTGAACAACTATTTGCCGCCTCCTTTGGCCGGCGCTCCGATATTGTTATTATCCTGCCGCGTGAGCGTATTGTTGTCTGTAAGCCACTGCGCATCCTTAAACAAATCATCACGGCTAAAGGCTGCCAGCTCAAAATGATTCGACATGACGATTGCTTCGGTTGGACATACCTCCGTACATAGATCACATAAAATGCATATTTCAAAATTAATATCAAACGTGTCGATAACCTTGCCTTTTTTGTCGGGATCAGGGTTCGGCTTGCCAGTCAATGTTATGCAGTCTGTCGGGCATATCCGGGCACATTGATTGCACACGATGCATAAGTCTGGAATGAAGTGCTGAATACCGCGGAATCGATCCGGCATAACAAAGGGTACATCAGGATAGGAGGTAGTTACTTTCGGAGCCGTCATTGCTTTCAGTGTAACGCCCAGTCCTTGCAGTATTCCTTTCATTTCCTTCTCCCCTTTGCTAGTTCTTAATAAACAGCTCCAAATACAAAGCCGTTAGAAATACGTTGAGCAGCGCAATGGGCAGCAGCACCTTCCAGGCAAGTCCCATCAGCTGATCCACGCGTATACGCGGCATGGTTGCACGAATCCAAAACAGGAAAAACACAATAAAAGCAAATTTAAGCAAAAACCAAACGAGACCTGGCACAAAATCAAGAAACGGCGCGGGGGCATGCCAGCCGCCAAGAAAGAGCACTGTAGTTAACGCGGCAATCGCATAGACATAAACATATTCCGAAAGCATAAAAAACGCAAAACGGAAACCACTGTACTCCACATGGTAACCTGCGACCAACTCTGATTCCGCCTCCGGCAAATCGAAGGGCGTGCGATTGAGCTCTGAAACCGCAGCAATAATGAAGATGACGAATCCAATCATTTGAGGAATGAAATTCCAATTCCAGAACCAGCCGCCATCCTGAGCTGCCACAATATCTCTTAAATTCAAGCTTCCGCTCAGCAGAACAACACCAACAACGGAAATGACAAGCGGTACTTCATAGCTTATCATTTGCGCAGCCGAGCGCATACCCCCAAGGAGGGCATATTTATTATTAGAAGCCCAGCCGCCAAGTACGATGGCGAGCGTGGAAATGCCCGACAAAGCTACATAATAAAGCAATCCGACATTCAAATCTGCAAAATAAAGCTTTTGTGTATACGGGAGCACTGCCAAAACGGAGAAGGCCGGTATGTAAGCCAGCGCTGGAGCAAGAATGAATAACACCCGATCGGCCTTGCGCGGAATCGTATCCTCCTTAATAAGCAATTTGAATATATCAGCTACCGTCTGAAGCAAGCCTAACGGACCTACGCGATTAGGACCGATGCGCAGCTGCATCCAGCCGATGACCTTGCGCTCAAAATAAATAGCATACGTTACGAAGCCAAGCACGATGAACAAAAATACAACTGCCCAAAGAAACAGTACGAGCACATTGCCCCATGTGAGCGATTGATTAAGCCAAGGCTGCATCAGCAATCTACCTCCCCGACGACAATATCAATACCGCCCAATATGGTAATAAGGTTCGTCATCGTCTCGCCAACAAGCAGCTTGGGCAAAATTTGCAAATTAACGAAAGAGGGTCGACGGAACTTAAGCCGGTAGGGCTCTGCTTTCCCTTTGGATACGATATGACAGCCAATTTCTCCGCGCGGCGATTCTATCCTGACATAAACCTCTCCCGCAGGCGGACGAATGGCCCGCGGAACTTTCCCCATCGTCTCCCCGCCAGCTGGGAACTGCGCTAGCGCTTGCTTCAAAATGCGCAGGCTTTGGCGAATTTCTTCGAGCCGAATGCGGTAGCGATCATAGCAATCCCCGATTGTACCCAGCGGCACATCGAACTCAAACTGACTGTATAAGCTGTAGGGCTCTGCCTTGCGGATATCAAAGTCCACACCGGTGCAGCGCAGATTAGCGCCCGATAATCCATAATCAATAGCGGTAGCGGCATCATATCGCCCGACACCCTTAATGCGTGCCAGAAAAATTTCATTGCCGCTGACGAGCTTATCATATTCCAGCAGCTTCTTCTCCATATATGGGATGAAATCGCGCACCTTATCCAGCCAGCCTGGAGGAGCATCCCATTTCACTCCTCCTACCCGCATATAGTTGTAGGTCAGTCTTGCACCGCAAAGCTCATTAAACAAATCAATAATGATTTCCCTATCGCGAAAAGCATACAAAAACGGACTCATAGCTCCGATATCCAGCAAATAGGTTCCCCACCAAACGAGGTGGCTCGCTACTCTTTGAAGCTCCATGACGACTAGCCGAAGATACTCCGCCCGCTGAGGCACCGCAAGCCCCATCATCGTCTCTACCGCATGTACAAGCACATAGTTGCTCGTCATTGCCGATACGTAATCCATACGATCGGTATAGGGAATAATTTGTGTAAAATTTAGATTTTCCGCAATCTTCTCCGTGCCCCGATGCAAGTAGCCCATGACGGGCGTCGCCTCTGTTATGACTTCTCCATCAAGCTTGACAATAATTCGAAATACGCCATGCGTGCTTGGATGCTGAGGGCCAACGTTCAACAGCAGTTCTTCTGTACGGATCAAGGGCAGCTTACACCTCCGAGTCTAACGATTCATAGTCCTTGCGCAGCGGATGGCCAACCCAATCATCGGGCATCATGATTCGCCGCATATCGGGGTGTCCAGGAAAATCAACTCCCAGTAAATCGTAAATTTCACGTTCATTCCAATTCGCTGTTGCCCAGACTGGTGTTGCTGAATAGACGGCTGATGCTTCCCGCTCCGTCTTTATTTTAATTCCGACCTCTCTTTTGGTTCCCAGCGAGATCATATGATAGACCACTTCTATATGGGTCTCGTAATCGACACCGGACACATTACGCAAATAATTAAATTGCAGCTGCTCATGCTCCTTCAGCAGCTTTGCAGCTTCCCGCCAGTGTTCGTTGCGCATGATAATCATCGGCATATCGCCATTCAGTTCATTTACATAGGCATCCTCAACCGCTGCTTCTGCTACTTCCTGCTTCAGAAGCGCAACTATGGCATCAAGCTCAGGCTGCCTTGGCGAAGGAGGCTTCGGCTGCTCCGGCTCTGCTTCACTCGCTTCTGCTTCGGCCTTTGCTTTTGCTGCCGCTCTCGCTGCGCGTGCTTCCGCAGCTGCCTTCAGCTTGGCTTCCTTCTCCGGGTCTACGGGAGCCGTCTCTGTGACCGGTTTATCCTCTTCACTCATCGGCTGGTCACCTGCTTCCCTGTCTTCGCCTCATAACGGATCTTCTCCTGCAGCTTGTTAATGCCATAGATTAAGGCAGCCGGGTTAGGAGGACAGCCGGGAATATAGACGTCAACAGGTACAATTTGATCGACGCCTTTAATGACCGAATACGACTTTATATAGGGACCGCCGGCGGTCGCACAGGAGCCCATGGCGATGACCCATTTGGGCTCTGGCATTTGATCGTACAGCCGCTTCAGCAGCGGCCCCATTTTCTTAGTGACGGTGCCCGCAACAATCATGACATCTGATTGACGCGGCGAGGTGCGGAACATGACTCCGAAACGATCCAGATCATAATGCGATGCACCCGTGCCCATCATTTCGATCGCACAGCATGCCAGACCGAATGTCAGCGGCCATAACGAGTTGCTCCTGGCCCATGCCTTCAGCTGCTCCAAGGTTCCCATAAACACGTTGCGCTCCAGCTCTTTGCGTTCCTCTAACGAAATTGACTCTAAACTGAATTCCATTTCAGCACCTTCTTCTTCCAGGCATATAGAAGACCAATAAGCAGCATTCCCGCAAAAATCAACATTTCAACTAGCACAAAAAAGCCGAGCTTATTATATGCAACGGCCCACGGATATAAGAAAACGGTTTCCACATCAAAAATAACAAACATAAGCGCAAACAAGTAATAACGAATGTTGAAACGAACCTGTCCTTCACCAACCGGCTCATTGCCGCTCTCGTAGGTGGTTTGCTTAAGCTCTGTCGGTTTATTCGGCCTAAGGAGTCTTCCTACTGTCAACGCAACAACTGGAAGCATAATGCCCAGCACGATAAAAATAGCCACGACGACATAATTATTGGCGTAGTTCTCCACCCGATCGCCTCCGTCAATTGAATAGGTACGGACCGTTGCCGCTTGGTCAATTTTCCTCACAATTATAACAAATGCTTCCACTTACGTCTATGATGGAGTTACGCTCAAGTACTTCCGTCTCCCGTATCCTTTTTCCCTCGTATCATCGCAATGAGAAGAAGCAGCATAGGAAAAACGAAGCCGTGCAGCAAACTATATATCGTCCATGCCCCTATAGCAAACTCCTGGGCCTGGGCAGCGTTTCGATATACTAACAACGAAAGCGGCACAATGATGAACGAATAGGGAATGACCAATGGGCGATAGGTGGAAAGCTTGAGCAGTTGACCCGTAATTAAACTAAGCACGTACACACAAAGCACGAGCTTAATAAAGACGGTTGCGACCCATACCATCGCCACCAATATTTCAATCCGCACCACTATTTCTTCAATATTAATATTTTTCGCCATATCATATATAGCAAACGGACTTCTGCTGGCATCAGAAACACCCATAACCCCTACCAGAAATGCCGCAAGGAGCGTACTTACAAAAGTAATCATAACAACAGAAAGCTTAAGCGCCTTTCTCAGCTTCTTGCGATCCTCCTGCCTGACTTGCGGTAACAGCAGCGTAATAAAGACAAACTCACCGATCGGGAACCCTAATACCGGATAAATGCCTTTGATGGGGCGCACCAATCCATCATAAAGAAAAGGCTCAAAGTTATGAAAATCAAATTGATTAAACAATGCAAATAAAAGGATCGTAATGACAAATGTGCACCAGCCAAAAAGAATCTCTCCAGTTCTAGCGATCGTCTCAATGCCTAGTAAGGCGCCATAAATAACAACAATCATAAACGTAACATCAATAAACCATTCCGGTGTCTGCGGCAGCACAGAAAGGTTCATAAAATCAGAAATGTTGCGCAGAACAAGCGCACTTGTCAACAGGAAAAACAAACAATACAGAAAAGTCAGCACCTTCCCGCCCCACACCCCAACTACCTTCCCAACGTAATGAGCCGGAGACATATTGGGAAAACGGTCAGCAAGAGCCAGATAGATCATTAAGACGAAATAATTAACAGGCCCAACAAGCAGCATCGATATCCATGCGTCCTGCTTGGCGATCAACGTTACAGTCGTTGGCAATATAAGAGCTGAGCTGCCTAATGCAAACAAAAATAATAGCTTTGCACATTGCCCCGATGTAATTTCTGCGTTGTTCATACCTGCATATTTGCTCATCTCCGCTATGCTCCCCCCTCTATCCAGAAAAGTATTGGCTTATATACTGGTGATAAAATCGTCGTAATCCAATCTACAGGGTTTGGAATCGGAAAGCGCATCAGCTCTGCTAATATCAACACAGTTCCTAATGCTAAAATAACCATCGCCCAGCCACGCTCACGGTAACGTTTTTTTTTACCATTGCGCATCCATATTATTGTGCCTATCGCAATGGCAAACAATAAGACAAGAAAGACCGACACCATGACCGCTCACTCATTTCACAATAGATTCACTCCGCCCACCTGAGCCCGTAATCACGGTGCTGCAGCTGACCTCACTTTTTACTTTTGGGAACACAGCTTGCCAGTCCGATTCTATCCTTTTCCATATTGTCGGCTGTTGCAAATAGGTCTCTCTTCCCCAGCCAATCGCATCCGAGCGCATGCCGGTTTGAATCCTCCTGATGGCACTCTCAATCTCTTCCTCCACTGCTTTACTCATTAGATTTCCTATTTCAACCAACACACTTTCCTCCGAGACCTCAAGGCCGGGACACATAATTTCTTGAACCCCGCCAACAAGACGTACCTTCACTTCGACAATTGGCATATCATTCAATCCGCGTTTAACCTTTAGCTCGGTCGATGATTCATGGACCTCGACGATCAGCTTTCCCTCTGAGCCTGGGCAGGCAAGCTTAACGACCGTGCTCTTCACTTTATCATGGAGCCAGGATAAACCTCTTGATTCCTTTGGACTCAAATAACCTATTAATTTCCCTTCACGAAATACCGCCATCGTCGATAAGACAGGAATAGCGCCCGCAGGGATATTATTCACATTCTCAATGGAATGCATCTCCCCTTTATCACCCTCTATGCGCATGGTGGGGAGAACTGCTTGCTGTTGCCCTCTCCCCATCAGCTTCGTTATGTCTTTGACTAAAACAGCGTAGCTTGTGGCGTAGGACGTTTGATTTACTTCTATCATTTCGTGCATTTGATTTATCGGTATAGGCTCCATTTGGGTCGTCAGCTGGAGCAGATCCGACGCCGTACTGTCTCTCGCAATAACAACTGAAATATCAGTACGAATATCGGGGTTCCGTTCAATTAAATCAACTAGGGAATAGATGTCTTTTTTCGCCATTTTATCGCTAATAACGAGCATCTGAGTGTGAGAAAAAAATAGTCGTCTAGATGTTTTTGTCGTCATTTTGCGGATGGCTTCAAACAATGTATCTCCACTTTCCGAAAAGGTTGTTACAGATGTCCCCCCACTTCCGCCCTTGCTTTCTGCCGCCACGTTTTGAGGCAATACGACTTGAACCGTCAATTTCAGCTTTTGCTTTTCCTTCGGGTCCACATCCACACCTAAAGCCAATACGACCCCAAGCTTGTCTAAATAGCGCAAGTCCCAACAACCGCTTAATACTAACAGCATGCTGATTGTCCAAAGAAGCATCAGCCTGCGGAATATCCCCCTAACTACGATTATTCGTTTAAACTGATGAATGCTGCTTCGGATCATTGCTGCGGCTCCTTCCTCGGCTCCATTACAAGGTCCTGCCTAACTTCATTTCCATCAGCCAGCTTCTGCGGACGCTCACGCATCTTCCACAGCGGCGCTCGCAACAGCGTATCCTTCATATCCTTTATAAACATAGGTCCAAACGGCTTGAAATAGGGCATGCCAAAGGACCTTAAATTACTCAAATGCAGCAGAAGCACGAGCACAACTAATGCGATCCCGTAAAACCCGAGTGTCGAAGCAGCCAGCAGCAGCAGAAAGCGAAGGAGCCTGGCTGCGATGCCTAGACTGTAGTTAGGTGAGACAAAGCTTGCAATAGCTGTAAAAGAGACGACGATAACAACCGCTGGAGAAACGATGCCTGCCTCTACGACCGATTGTCCAATGACTAACCCGCCAACAATTGAGATCGTGTTGCCAGCAGCACTCGGCATTCGCACGACAGCCTCACGCAATATTTCAAATACCAGTTCCATAACAAAAGCTTCCAAGTAAGCAGGAAAAGGTACACCCTCCCGCTGTGCGGCGAGCTTCAGCAGCAGCTGCGTCGGTATCATTTCATGATGATAGCCTACAATCGCAACATAGACAGACGGCATGAGCAGCGCGATGATGAAGGAAACAAACCGAAGCATCCGAATGAAGGTCGCAATATCAAATCGTTGATAGTAATCCTCGGATGCTTGAAAAAACATATTTAATGTCGTTGGTATAATGAGCACAAAAGGTGTTCCGTCAACGAGAATGGCAATTCTGCCTTCAAGCAAATTTCCAGCTGCAGTATCCGGCCGTTCAATACTTTTAATCGTCGGAAAAGGCGACCATAATTGATCGGAGATTAGCTCCTCGATATATCCCGATTCCAAAATTCCGTCTATTTTTATCCCTTCCAAGCGTTCTCTTAAATCCTTTAGTACATTTTCATCAGCGAGGCCCTTCACATACATAATGCAGACCGAGGTTTGCGATACTTCCCCAATCGTCCATTGCTCCATCCATAGCTTGGGGCTTCTAATCTTTCTGCGCAGCATCGTTGTATTTACTCGGAGAGTTTCCGTGAAGCCCTCTCTCGGACCTCGAATAGCCATCTCTGACTTGGGCTCTTCAATGCCTCGTTTTTCCCCGCCAATTACGTTTGCACCTATCGCCTTATCGACACCATCGATCATAACGATGCTGAAGCCCTTGAATAGCTTTTGAAACAACTCCTTCCAATCGCAAATATCGGTAACAATACCTGTCGAGAGCTGACTGCTCTTCATACTATCAAGCAGTGCACCTGCCTGGATGCTCTCATCCTGTGGGAATCTATTTCTTAGCAGCGGAAGAATAATAAATTCATTCAGCTTCTCATCATCCACCATGCCCTGCACATAAACAATGAGTACCTTCGTTCGTTTGGCATCGGTTAGAAGCAGCTCACGAAAAATAATATCCTGACTCTCTCCAAGCTCTTGCTTGATCAACGCCATATTCTGCTCTAGTGAAGAAAAGAGAGGTTTTTCCGCAAATGGGTCCAGCTGCTCTTGTTCATGTCGCTCCGCTTCGGGTGAGCTCTTCTCGGTTTTCTTACCTGCCCGGCCTAAGCCTTGCCCCATTGTTCCAAACATCTGCCTCTCTCCTTCCTTCTTCTTTGCAGTAGATATGGTTAGGATAACTCTTCCATGGCATAATTATGTATAGCGCACCAAGCAAATAGCTCATCAAATGTGAAACTTGTACTTTCATATATTTTAAAAAAAGAGCCGCAGTCGCCGAATATATTCGGTGACTGCGGCTCTAGCTTCTTATAAACTAACGAATTCGCGAATCGGTAAGCTTAAATTGACCCACCAGCTGCTGCAGCAGCGTTGTAATCGACTCCACGCTTTGCGAGGTTTGACGGACGTTCGTCATTTCACCAATAAGCTCCCGCACATTGCCTTCTACATCGGAGGATGCCCTTCGATTCTCTCTGCTGACTAGAGCGATTTTCTCCATAAGCTGCACGACCTCATCAACAACCTGTGATTTGCGAAGATCCTCCGCATGCGCAACCGCAAGCGTATTCGCCGCTGCTGCGACAAGCTGATTCCCTTCCTCAACCACACGCGATCCTTCATCCATTGAAGCATAAGCTTGCTTCGCTTCATCATAGATTTGACGAGTAATGTCATGAACCTCTTCTGTAGACTTTTTGGTCATATCAGCAAGCTTGCGAATTTCTGCTGCTACAACTGCAAAACCTCTGCCCTGTTCCCCAACTCTCGCAGCCTCTATCGAAGCGTTTAGCGCAAGCA from Paenibacillus sp. FSL H8-0548 encodes the following:
- the nuoL gene encoding NADH-quinone oxidoreductase subunit L — its product is MDIYTQAAWLIPLFPLIAFLVLTALGRSYRRAGVIIGSIGSLAGLLMSLLIVMDRISGKVLDYNYAFDWITIGDYTLRIGFEVTNLTALMLVVVTLVSFLVNVYSAGYMKKDERITVFYGYLSLFSFSMLGLVLSDNLLSLYIFWELVGVCSFLLIGFWFTLPKARAAAKKAFIVTRIGDAGLLLAILLLFWYMPDHALDFTTIQSVFDGQSGAFTNGITTLIALLIFLGAVGKSGQFPLHVWLPDAMEGPTPVSALIHAATMVAAGVFLIARTYDIFQDSAAAMETIAYIGGFTAIFAATIALAQNDIKRILAYSTVSQLGYMIMALGLGSLTGGIFHLFTHAFFKALLFLGAGSIIHAVHTQNINEMGGLGSKMKVTAWTFAIGALALAGIPPFSGFWSKDLILTVAFETNIVLFIVGLVAAFCTVLYMSRVFILVFMGKPSAAASSAKESSAAMTIPLVILAVLALLSGFIETPWNGWLDSWLNDGQNEAHSSWAIIALSVAVGLLGIYIGWLVYGKRRTGSSAAPEKSRGFIKLLERGYYVDELYAAAIVTPLKLLGAALSAFDIYVIGGIVRLTGAAVSTAGRTAARLQNGQVQTYSIAAIIGFVILVVAIVGRRFLP
- the nuoK gene encoding NADH-quinone oxidoreductase subunit NuoK, which produces MNEMLPSYLTMAAILFCIGLYGALVKRNAVVVLLSLELMLNAVNLNLIAFSKYGVVPSLTGQIFSLFTITVAAAEAAIGVAILIALFRLRGSVNVDEFDKMRR
- a CDS encoding NADH-quinone oxidoreductase subunit J: MFNIALTGEFVAFFVFSAIMITGAVLMISLEKVVHMIISMAAVFLGLAGMFVLLEAEFVAFVQVLIYAGAVSILMIFGIMMTKHQAGERERAKPLHETLAAVAALSLFGVLFYAIRTTTFPEAQPFEAGEDNTMAIGELLYTGYVIPFELLSVLLTVAFIGAIVLAKKEADE
- the nuoI gene encoding NADH-quinone oxidoreductase subunit NuoI codes for the protein MKGILQGLGVTLKAMTAPKVTTSYPDVPFVMPDRFRGIQHFIPDLCIVCNQCARICPTDCITLTGKPNPDPDKKGKVIDTFDINFEICILCDLCTEVCPTEAIVMSNHFELAAFSRDDLFKDAQWLTDNNTLTRQDNNNIGAPAKGGGK
- the nuoH gene encoding NADH-quinone oxidoreductase subunit NuoH; the protein is MQPWLNQSLTWGNVLVLFLWAVVFLFIVLGFVTYAIYFERKVIGWMQLRIGPNRVGPLGLLQTVADIFKLLIKEDTIPRKADRVLFILAPALAYIPAFSVLAVLPYTQKLYFADLNVGLLYYVALSGISTLAIVLGGWASNNKYALLGGMRSAAQMISYEVPLVISVVGVVLLSGSLNLRDIVAAQDGGWFWNWNFIPQMIGFVIFIIAAVSELNRTPFDLPEAESELVAGYHVEYSGFRFAFFMLSEYVYVYAIAALTTVLFLGGWHAPAPFLDFVPGLVWFLLKFAFIVFFLFWIRATMPRIRVDQLMGLAWKVLLPIALLNVFLTALYLELFIKN
- a CDS encoding NADH-quinone oxidoreductase subunit D — its product is MIRTEELLLNVGPQHPSTHGVFRIIVKLDGEVITEATPVMGYLHRGTEKIAENLNFTQIIPYTDRMDYVSAMTSNYVLVHAVETMMGLAVPQRAEYLRLVVMELQRVASHLVWWGTYLLDIGAMSPFLYAFRDREIIIDLFNELCGARLTYNYMRVGGVKWDAPPGWLDKVRDFIPYMEKKLLEYDKLVSGNEIFLARIKGVGRYDAATAIDYGLSGANLRCTGVDFDIRKAEPYSLYSQFEFDVPLGTIGDCYDRYRIRLEEIRQSLRILKQALAQFPAGGETMGKVPRAIRPPAGEVYVRIESPRGEIGCHIVSKGKAEPYRLKFRRPSFVNLQILPKLLVGETMTNLITILGGIDIVVGEVDC
- a CDS encoding NADH-quinone oxidoreductase subunit C, encoding MSEEDKPVTETAPVDPEKEAKLKAAAEARAARAAAKAKAEAEASEAEPEQPKPPSPRQPELDAIVALLKQEVAEAAVEDAYVNELNGDMPMIIMRNEHWREAAKLLKEHEQLQFNYLRNVSGVDYETHIEVVYHMISLGTKREVGIKIKTEREASAVYSATPVWATANWNEREIYDLLGVDFPGHPDMRRIMMPDDWVGHPLRKDYESLDSEV
- a CDS encoding NADH-quinone oxidoreductase subunit B, with the protein product MEFSLESISLEERKELERNVFMGTLEQLKAWARSNSLWPLTFGLACCAIEMMGTGASHYDLDRFGVMFRTSPRQSDVMIVAGTVTKKMGPLLKRLYDQMPEPKWVIAMGSCATAGGPYIKSYSVIKGVDQIVPVDVYIPGCPPNPAALIYGINKLQEKIRYEAKTGKQVTSR
- a CDS encoding NADH-quinone oxidoreductase subunit A; this translates as MLPVVALTVGRLLRPNKPTELKQTTYESGNEPVGEGQVRFNIRYYLFALMFVIFDVETVFLYPWAVAYNKLGFFVLVEMLIFAGMLLIGLLYAWKKKVLKWNSV
- a CDS encoding endospore germination permease, whose amino-acid sequence is MSKYAGMNNAEITSGQCAKLLFLFALGSSALILPTTVTLIAKQDAWISMLLVGPVNYFVLMIYLALADRFPNMSPAHYVGKVVGVWGGKVLTFLYCLFFLLTSALVLRNISDFMNLSVLPQTPEWFIDVTFMIVVIYGALLGIETIARTGEILFGWCTFVITILLFALFNQFDFHNFEPFLYDGLVRPIKGIYPVLGFPIGEFVFITLLLPQVRQEDRKKLRKALKLSVVMITFVSTLLAAFLVGVMGVSDASRSPFAIYDMAKNINIEEIVVRIEILVAMVWVATVFIKLVLCVYVLSLITGQLLKLSTYRPLVIPYSFIIVPLSLLVYRNAAQAQEFAIGAWTIYSLLHGFVFPMLLLLIAMIRGKKDTGDGST
- a CDS encoding Ger(x)C family spore germination protein; protein product: MIRSSIHQFKRIIVVRGIFRRLMLLWTISMLLVLSGCWDLRYLDKLGVVLALGVDVDPKEKQKLKLTVQVVLPQNVAAESKGGSGGTSVTTFSESGDTLFEAIRKMTTKTSRRLFFSHTQMLVISDKMAKKDIYSLVDLIERNPDIRTDISVVIARDSTASDLLQLTTQMEPIPINQMHEMIEVNQTSYATSYAVLVKDITKLMGRGQQQAVLPTMRIEGDKGEMHSIENVNNIPAGAIPVLSTMAVFREGKLIGYLSPKESRGLSWLHDKVKSTVVKLACPGSEGKLIVEVHESSTELKVKRGLNDMPIVEVKVRLVGGVQEIMCPGLEVSEESVLVEIGNLMSKAVEEEIESAIRRIQTGMRSDAIGWGRETYLQQPTIWKRIESDWQAVFPKVKSEVSCSTVITGSGGRSESIVK
- a CDS encoding spore germination protein, whose product is MFGTMGQGLGRAGKKTEKSSPEAERHEQEQLDPFAEKPLFSSLEQNMALIKQELGESQDIIFRELLLTDAKRTKVLIVYVQGMVDDEKLNEFIILPLLRNRFPQDESIQAGALLDSMKSSQLSTGIVTDICDWKELFQKLFKGFSIVMIDGVDKAIGANVIGGEKRGIEEPKSEMAIRGPREGFTETLRVNTTMLRRKIRSPKLWMEQWTIGEVSQTSVCIMYVKGLADENVLKDLRERLEGIKIDGILESGYIEELISDQLWSPFPTIKSIERPDTAAGNLLEGRIAILVDGTPFVLIIPTTLNMFFQASEDYYQRFDIATFIRMLRFVSFIIALLMPSVYVAIVGYHHEMIPTQLLLKLAAQREGVPFPAYLEAFVMELVFEILREAVVRMPSAAGNTISIVGGLVIGQSVVEAGIVSPAVVIVVSFTAIASFVSPNYSLGIAARLLRFLLLLAASTLGFYGIALVVLVLLLHLSNLRSFGMPYFKPFGPMFIKDMKDTLLRAPLWKMRERPQKLADGNEVRQDLVMEPRKEPQQ